The Lycium barbarum isolate Lr01 chromosome 9, ASM1917538v2, whole genome shotgun sequence genome has a segment encoding these proteins:
- the LOC132609216 gene encoding uncharacterized protein LOC132609216 isoform X2, whose amino-acid sequence MVLVDLVFHHGGVWIRDPKLLYSIKNVHKWEGYDPDLLSYIDIVNEYKNSLGFVGVQQLIVSVPSGKYYEIEGDDGIRTLLSFVNGEFDVINLFAVEDNELSVDVENIKVNDAATDCSSHGTDNGSNDGADESDYDSAQMEAFAKERNRTINAKLSNYKDLHKFMTFKGINEARRYMSLYALCHGYNFTLKKSDPLKVRYTCKKECNFVCLISGEKNVAGVSVKTLKGEHKCEPSFENHSVKANTIAYYFKEKVQGNPKYKIKDMRADLKTAFNINASFGKAKRAKRMILEDLEGSFVDDYKKLVGYVNALKESNPGSDIILKVSKVALAEGKRRFLRMYICFDALKKGFRAGLRPFIGLDGTFLKGKAKGQILTVVAQDSMNHFYPIAWAVVDKETKATWLWFLELLGKSLNFNNGEGITLVSDMQKGLIEAVQQALPAALHRFCVKHIKANWRKKGKKTKEMTKVLWWCAWSTYREELDGHLKTLGDLSEEAKDHLLDYPIETWCRTFFDTVCKNQKVENNLVESFNSWILVPRHKAIIGMLEEIRIKVMEMVSNNEEEVLTWATEWSPESIQMYNEFQKIATRCTLHFNGDYGFEVSEGNDKHIVNFSIKKCTCRVWDLTGIPCPHAIKALHYKKLDPLKEIHWWYSKEAYLLTYHHKLQPVPGPKFWKIDPAEAMEPPPLVNMAGRPREKRKRDKDEALKRQTGWVALRKGRVITCSTCGLIGHNARGCGKLDKMNGEGTSKSGQLKGKKDKKPMKRPSKNKQPMKWPSKDKQPMNMKMRLVDEEVVDEGPLIFLDIAIVDDLLLSAPQPSQSIFDPSPSDHDFEYPGLELEEDLPLRPRGVSELKSRLQQRQKQPILTGSRQISFIGDARGLSKPSELYAPKGLSSNGNISLIGRQTEQMRVEKIKARKGNGKAQQ is encoded by the exons ATGGTTTTGGTTGATTTGGTATTTCACCATGGTGGTGTATGGATAAGAGATCCAAAACTGCTATATTCTATAAAGAATGTTCACAAATGGGAAGGTTATGATCCtgatctcttatcttatatagatatcgttaatgaatacaaaaatagtTTAGGGTTTGTGGGTGTTCAACAACTGATTGTGTCTGTCCCTTCTGGAAAATATTATGAAATAGAAGGTGATGATGGGATTAGGACATTATTGTCTTTTGTTAATGGTGAGTTTGATGTGATAAACCTATTTGCTGTTGAGGATAATGAATTGTCTGTTGATGTTGAGAACATAAAGGTTAATGATGCAGCTACAGACTGTAGCTCTCATGGTACTGATAATGGTAGTAATGATGGGGCTGATGAATCTGATTATGATAGTGCACAGATGGAGGCTTTTGCAAAAGAAAGAAATAGAACAATCAATGCAAAGTTGTCTAATTATAAGGACTTACACAAATTTATGACATTCAAAGGTATAAATGAAGCTAGGAGATACATGAGCTTATATGCATTGTGCCATGGTTATAATTTTACTTTGAAAAAAAGTGATCCATTAAAGGTTAGGTATACCTGTAAAAAAGAATGCAACTTTGTGTGTCTAATTTCTGGTGAAAAAAATGTTGCTGGTGTTAGTGTGAAAACACTAAAAGGAGAACATAAGTGTGAACCTTCCTTTGAAAACCATAGTGTTAAGGCAAATACAATTGCATACTACTTCAAGGAAAAGGTACAAGGTAACCccaaatataagattaaagataTGAGAGCTGATCTTAAAACAGCTTTTAACATTAATGCTTCCTTTGGTAAGGCTAAGAGAGCCAAAAGAATGATTTTGGAAGATTTGGAAGGTAGTTTCGTTGATGATTATAAAAAGCTTGTTGGATATGTAAATGCCTTGAAGGAGAGTAATCCAGGAAGTGATATCATCCTCAAGGTTTCAAAAGTTGCACTTGCAGAAGGCAAACGAAGATTTTTGAGGATGTACATTTGTTTTGATGCTCTGAAGAAGGGGTTTAGAGCAGGACTGAGACCCTTTATTGGCTTGGATGGGACATTTTTGAAAGGTAAAGCCAAAGGTCAAATATTAACTGTTGTTGCTCAAGACTCAATGAACCACTTTTATCCCATTGCTTGGGCTGTTGTGGACAAAGAAACCAAAGCTACTTGGCTTTGGTTCTTGGAATTGCTTGGGAAGTCTCTAAACTTCAACAATGGAGAAGGGATCACATTAGTCTCAGACATGCaaaag GGACTAATTGAGGCAGTCCAACAAGCTCTACCTGCTGCTTTGCATAGGTTTTGTGTGAAACACATAAAAGCTAATTGGAGAAAGAAAGGGAAGAAAACCAAAGAAATGACTAAGGTTCTTTGGTGGTGTGCATGGAGCACCTATAGAGAGGAGTTGGATGGTCATCTGAAGACATTGGGTGATTTGTCAGAAGAAGCCAAAGACCACTTGTTGGACTACCCAATAGAAACTTGGTGTAGGACTTTCTTTGACACAGTTTGCAAGAATCAGAAAGTGGAAAACAACTTGGTTGAATCATTCAACTCCTGGATATTGGTACCTAGACACAAAGCTATCATTGGGATGCTTGAGGAAATAAGAATAAAGGTGATGGAGATGGTGAGCAACAATGAAGAAGAGGTGTTGACTTGGGCTACTGAATGGAGTCCAGAATCTATACAAATGTACAATGAATTTCAGAAGATTGCTACTAGGTGTACTTTACATTTCAATGGGGATTATGGGTTTGAGGTGAGTGAAGGGAATGACAAGCACATTGTCAATTTTTCTATTAAGAAGTGCACTTGCAGGGTGTGGGACCTCACTGGAATCCCATGTCCCCATGCAATCAAGGCACTTCATTACAAGAAGCTTGATCCCTTGAAAGAGATCCACTGGTGGTACTCAAAAGAAGCATATCTCTTGACTTATCATCACAAGTTACAACCAGTTCCAGGACCAAAGTTCTGGAAAATAGATCCAGCAGAAGCAATGGAACCACCACCTTTGGTAAACATGGCTGGCAGAcctagagagaaaagaaaaagagacaAAGATGAAGCACTTAAGAGGCAAACTGGGTGGGTTGCACTAAGGaaaggaagagttataacatgTTCAACTTGTGGACTTATTGGACATAATGCTAGGGGTTGTGGAAAG TTGGACAAAATGAATGGTGAAGGCACTTCTAAGAGTGGCCAGTTGAAGGGTAAGAAGGACAAGAAGCCAATGAAGAGACCAAGCAAGAACAAACAACCAATGAAGTGGCCAAGCAAGGACAAGCAACCAATGAACATGAAAATGAGACTAGTCGATGAAGAAGTTGTGGATGAAGGACCTCTTATATTCCTTGATATTGCAATAGTGGATGACTTGCTCTTGTCAGCTCCACAACCTAGTCAGTCCATATTTGATCCATCCCCTAGCGATCATGATTTTGAATATCCTGGACTTGAACTTGAAGAAGATCTACCTTTGAGGCCAAGAGGTGTGTCAGAGTTGAAGTCTAGACTCCAACAAAGACAGAAGCAACCCATACTAACTGGATCAAGACAAATCAGCTTCATTGGTGATGCTAGAGGTTTAAGCAAACCAAGTGAGTTATATGCACCAAAAGGTCTCTCATCGAATGGTAATATATCTCTTATTGGAAGACAGACAGAGCAGATGAGAGTGGAGAAAATTAAGGCAAGGAAGGGTAATGGGAAGGCACAACAGTGA
- the LOC132609216 gene encoding uncharacterized protein LOC132609216 isoform X1, with amino-acid sequence MQKRLFKMVLVDLVFHHGGVWIRDPKLLYSIKNVHKWEGYDPDLLSYIDIVNEYKNSLGFVGVQQLIVSVPSGKYYEIEGDDGIRTLLSFVNGEFDVINLFAVEDNELSVDVENIKVNDAATDCSSHGTDNGSNDGADESDYDSAQMEAFAKERNRTINAKLSNYKDLHKFMTFKGINEARRYMSLYALCHGYNFTLKKSDPLKVRYTCKKECNFVCLISGEKNVAGVSVKTLKGEHKCEPSFENHSVKANTIAYYFKEKVQGNPKYKIKDMRADLKTAFNINASFGKAKRAKRMILEDLEGSFVDDYKKLVGYVNALKESNPGSDIILKVSKVALAEGKRRFLRMYICFDALKKGFRAGLRPFIGLDGTFLKGKAKGQILTVVAQDSMNHFYPIAWAVVDKETKATWLWFLELLGKSLNFNNGEGITLVSDMQKGLIEAVQQALPAALHRFCVKHIKANWRKKGKKTKEMTKVLWWCAWSTYREELDGHLKTLGDLSEEAKDHLLDYPIETWCRTFFDTVCKNQKVENNLVESFNSWILVPRHKAIIGMLEEIRIKVMEMVSNNEEEVLTWATEWSPESIQMYNEFQKIATRCTLHFNGDYGFEVSEGNDKHIVNFSIKKCTCRVWDLTGIPCPHAIKALHYKKLDPLKEIHWWYSKEAYLLTYHHKLQPVPGPKFWKIDPAEAMEPPPLVNMAGRPREKRKRDKDEALKRQTGWVALRKGRVITCSTCGLIGHNARGCGKLDKMNGEGTSKSGQLKGKKDKKPMKRPSKNKQPMKWPSKDKQPMNMKMRLVDEEVVDEGPLIFLDIAIVDDLLLSAPQPSQSIFDPSPSDHDFEYPGLELEEDLPLRPRGVSELKSRLQQRQKQPILTGSRQISFIGDARGLSKPSELYAPKGLSSNGNISLIGRQTEQMRVEKIKARKGNGKAQQ; translated from the exons ATTATTTAAGATGGTTTTGGTTGATTTGGTATTTCACCATGGTGGTGTATGGATAAGAGATCCAAAACTGCTATATTCTATAAAGAATGTTCACAAATGGGAAGGTTATGATCCtgatctcttatcttatatagatatcgttaatgaatacaaaaatagtTTAGGGTTTGTGGGTGTTCAACAACTGATTGTGTCTGTCCCTTCTGGAAAATATTATGAAATAGAAGGTGATGATGGGATTAGGACATTATTGTCTTTTGTTAATGGTGAGTTTGATGTGATAAACCTATTTGCTGTTGAGGATAATGAATTGTCTGTTGATGTTGAGAACATAAAGGTTAATGATGCAGCTACAGACTGTAGCTCTCATGGTACTGATAATGGTAGTAATGATGGGGCTGATGAATCTGATTATGATAGTGCACAGATGGAGGCTTTTGCAAAAGAAAGAAATAGAACAATCAATGCAAAGTTGTCTAATTATAAGGACTTACACAAATTTATGACATTCAAAGGTATAAATGAAGCTAGGAGATACATGAGCTTATATGCATTGTGCCATGGTTATAATTTTACTTTGAAAAAAAGTGATCCATTAAAGGTTAGGTATACCTGTAAAAAAGAATGCAACTTTGTGTGTCTAATTTCTGGTGAAAAAAATGTTGCTGGTGTTAGTGTGAAAACACTAAAAGGAGAACATAAGTGTGAACCTTCCTTTGAAAACCATAGTGTTAAGGCAAATACAATTGCATACTACTTCAAGGAAAAGGTACAAGGTAACCccaaatataagattaaagataTGAGAGCTGATCTTAAAACAGCTTTTAACATTAATGCTTCCTTTGGTAAGGCTAAGAGAGCCAAAAGAATGATTTTGGAAGATTTGGAAGGTAGTTTCGTTGATGATTATAAAAAGCTTGTTGGATATGTAAATGCCTTGAAGGAGAGTAATCCAGGAAGTGATATCATCCTCAAGGTTTCAAAAGTTGCACTTGCAGAAGGCAAACGAAGATTTTTGAGGATGTACATTTGTTTTGATGCTCTGAAGAAGGGGTTTAGAGCAGGACTGAGACCCTTTATTGGCTTGGATGGGACATTTTTGAAAGGTAAAGCCAAAGGTCAAATATTAACTGTTGTTGCTCAAGACTCAATGAACCACTTTTATCCCATTGCTTGGGCTGTTGTGGACAAAGAAACCAAAGCTACTTGGCTTTGGTTCTTGGAATTGCTTGGGAAGTCTCTAAACTTCAACAATGGAGAAGGGATCACATTAGTCTCAGACATGCaaaag GGACTAATTGAGGCAGTCCAACAAGCTCTACCTGCTGCTTTGCATAGGTTTTGTGTGAAACACATAAAAGCTAATTGGAGAAAGAAAGGGAAGAAAACCAAAGAAATGACTAAGGTTCTTTGGTGGTGTGCATGGAGCACCTATAGAGAGGAGTTGGATGGTCATCTGAAGACATTGGGTGATTTGTCAGAAGAAGCCAAAGACCACTTGTTGGACTACCCAATAGAAACTTGGTGTAGGACTTTCTTTGACACAGTTTGCAAGAATCAGAAAGTGGAAAACAACTTGGTTGAATCATTCAACTCCTGGATATTGGTACCTAGACACAAAGCTATCATTGGGATGCTTGAGGAAATAAGAATAAAGGTGATGGAGATGGTGAGCAACAATGAAGAAGAGGTGTTGACTTGGGCTACTGAATGGAGTCCAGAATCTATACAAATGTACAATGAATTTCAGAAGATTGCTACTAGGTGTACTTTACATTTCAATGGGGATTATGGGTTTGAGGTGAGTGAAGGGAATGACAAGCACATTGTCAATTTTTCTATTAAGAAGTGCACTTGCAGGGTGTGGGACCTCACTGGAATCCCATGTCCCCATGCAATCAAGGCACTTCATTACAAGAAGCTTGATCCCTTGAAAGAGATCCACTGGTGGTACTCAAAAGAAGCATATCTCTTGACTTATCATCACAAGTTACAACCAGTTCCAGGACCAAAGTTCTGGAAAATAGATCCAGCAGAAGCAATGGAACCACCACCTTTGGTAAACATGGCTGGCAGAcctagagagaaaagaaaaagagacaAAGATGAAGCACTTAAGAGGCAAACTGGGTGGGTTGCACTAAGGaaaggaagagttataacatgTTCAACTTGTGGACTTATTGGACATAATGCTAGGGGTTGTGGAAAG TTGGACAAAATGAATGGTGAAGGCACTTCTAAGAGTGGCCAGTTGAAGGGTAAGAAGGACAAGAAGCCAATGAAGAGACCAAGCAAGAACAAACAACCAATGAAGTGGCCAAGCAAGGACAAGCAACCAATGAACATGAAAATGAGACTAGTCGATGAAGAAGTTGTGGATGAAGGACCTCTTATATTCCTTGATATTGCAATAGTGGATGACTTGCTCTTGTCAGCTCCACAACCTAGTCAGTCCATATTTGATCCATCCCCTAGCGATCATGATTTTGAATATCCTGGACTTGAACTTGAAGAAGATCTACCTTTGAGGCCAAGAGGTGTGTCAGAGTTGAAGTCTAGACTCCAACAAAGACAGAAGCAACCCATACTAACTGGATCAAGACAAATCAGCTTCATTGGTGATGCTAGAGGTTTAAGCAAACCAAGTGAGTTATATGCACCAAAAGGTCTCTCATCGAATGGTAATATATCTCTTATTGGAAGACAGACAGAGCAGATGAGAGTGGAGAAAATTAAGGCAAGGAAGGGTAATGGGAAGGCACAACAGTGA